Proteins encoded by one window of Agelaius phoeniceus isolate bAgePho1 chromosome 3, bAgePho1.hap1, whole genome shotgun sequence:
- the SLC30A3 gene encoding putative proton-coupled zinc antiporter SLC30A3 yields the protein MESPTGTESARLVSPRGGRADGSLRLKSLFTGSGDSSAPAAPPAPDPRCRCSPPTPSPGQGGLQARRQLSVACAVCCLFMVGEVIGGYLAHSLAIMTDAAHLLTDVGSMSVSLFSLWVSSRPPTKTMTFGWHRSETLGALASVLSIWVVTAALVYLAAARIISNDYEIEARAMLATSACAVGVNLVMAYILHQSPAGHGHGPGAYEQLESSVSCQPSPLPGSTSVRAAFVHVVGDLLQSVSVLVAATIIYFKPQCKIADPISTLFFSVFVLGSTITILRDVFMVLMEGAPRGLQFDAVKEALLGARGVRGVHDLHLWALTLNHAAVSVHVAVDAGADTEMVLQEVTARLQSRFGFALCTVQVEQHQEESAGCPHCQDPQT from the exons ATGGAGTCCCCGACCGGCACCGAGAGCGCCCGCCTGGTCAGCCCGCGGGGCGGCCGCGCCGACGGCAGCCTGCGCCTCAAGAG TCTCTTCACAGGCTCTGGAGACTCCTCAGCACCGGCGGCCCCCCCGGCTCCAGATCCGCGCTGCCGCTGCAGCCCCCCGacccccagccccgggcagggcgggCTCCAGGCCCGCCGGCAGCTGAGCGTCGCCTGCGCCGTCTGCTGCCTCTTCATGGTCGGGGAGGTGATAG GCGGCTACCTGGCACACAGCCTGGCCATCATGACGGATGCAGCCCACCTGCTGACGGACGTGGGCAGCATGTCcgtcagcctcttctccctctGGGTCTCCAGCCGCCCGCCCACCAAGACCATGACCTTCGGCTGGCACCGCTCAG AGACGCTGGGTGCGCTGGCCTCTGTCCTCTCTATCTGGGTTGTGACCGCGGCCCTGGTCTACCTGGCGGCCGCCCGCATCATCAGCAACGACTACGAGATCGAGGCGCGAGCCATGCTGGCCACATCCGCCTGTGCCGTTGGTGTCAATCTGGT caTGGCCTACATCCTGCACCAGTCCCCTGCTGGCCACGGCCATGGCCCGGGGGCCTACGAGCAGCTGGAgagctctgtgtcctgccagcccagccccctgcccGGCAGCACCAGCGTGCGGGCAGCCTTCGTCCACGTGGTGGGTGACCTGCTGCAGAGCGTCAGCGTCCTCGTGGCTGCCACCATCATCTACTTcaag ccccagTGCAAGATTGCAGACCCCATCAGTACCCTCTTCTTCTCTGTCTTCGTCCTTGGCTCCACCATCACCATCCTCAGAGACGTCTTCATGGTCCTCATGGAAG GGGCTCCACGGGGGCTGCAGTTCGATGCGGTGAAGGAGGCGCTGCTGGGGGCCCGCGGCGTGCGGGGTGTCCATGACCTGCACCTCTGGGCACTGACTCTGAACCACGCCGCCGTGTCGGTGCACGTGGCCGTGG ATGCCGGTGCTGACACGGAgatggtgctgcaggaggtcaCCGCCCGGctccagagcaggtttggctTTGCCTTGTGCACGGTGCAGgtggagcagcaccaggaggagtCAGCAGGCTGTCCCCACTGCCAGGACCCCCAAACCTGA